A portion of the Tamandua tetradactyla isolate mTamTet1 chromosome 16, mTamTet1.pri, whole genome shotgun sequence genome contains these proteins:
- the NKPD1 gene encoding NTPase KAP family P-loop domain-containing protein 1 yields the protein MGITPAHCGAEDRGAWSCPPVPSCPAAMHKHYSVHFMKGTLPPGISSERYFLDSELGHQKGCCQQWCHDPAAPRAHRPCQLPPQPHWQLASTSPRGGSSGSRCQGPQPHILQQPPPQPQPLILQQLPPQPQPSPPRPLRQRHCIHGAQKGPPAASTAPIGLASAPQLPPTPTAASSNPALSSAVSTQLEPSDTRPLPPAACGLFTSYSSDILTEDDIYCSCLAKTLCHVPVPVTVGFYAPFGCRLHMMLDKITALMQQEAAQREAEELLRVRWRPRQVRGWGYPQLLWYLVFLQPVITEVHLRRKNVQFLFIRFSAWQYAGTDKLWAGLVTTLCEGIRHHYGALPFSVYSVLGNKPATSPSFCQREWHCRRRVCLGLLALLAALGIGVGLLYLSLSGRAPGHGAASGNLLRAFGGAATTLSGSGLIMAVYSVGKHLFVSQRKKIERLVSREKFGSQLGFMCEVKKEVELLTDFLCFLEIYQRRRLRIVLELTGLDTCYPERVVGVLNAINTLLSDSHAPFIFILVVDPSILAACLESASSMKGTADNGYHFLNRIVTLPFSVPVMGRRTKLQFLQDAVQSRDDLLYREITRKLRPQGGGVPGGEGAQLLGVETQAGAQHAQGRIDAEAARRIKEALLCLHDESDCLYEYVPDNVVAMRRIVNTVPITVRLLQQQQGDFSGPTPRQAVAWVVLANQWPCRLSWVLQCLEDRQQTGGGPEGRALLWDVFRDNSRELHTMTKELQNVLDLDGDPELFERFLGTDFPFTAAEAQSLLRCTVNLDHSIRRRMGLIRAVSALKPPSPPKSPAHGAPSEAKPASGHAALAAPAPGPAGEAPHPRGWAPGGKPRPVA from the exons ATGGGCATCACGCCAGCCCACTGTGGTGCGGAGGACAGGGGTGCCTG GAGCTGCCCTCCTGTGCCCAGCTGCCCAGCTGCCATGCACAAGCACTACAGCGTCCACTTCATGAAGGGCACCCTGCCCCCTGGGATCTCCAGTGAGCGCTACTTCTTGGATTCGGAGTTGGGGCACCAAAAAG gaTGCTGTCAACAGTGGTGCCATGACCCAGCGGCCCCTCGCGCCCACAGGCCCTGTCAGCTGCCCCCCCAGCCACACTGGCAGCTGGCCTCCACCAGCCCCCGGGGGGGCAGCAGTGGCAGCCGGTGCCAGGGACCCCAGCCCCACATCTTGCAGCAGCCGCCACCGCAGCCCCAGCCCCTCATCCTGCAGCAGCTACCGCCGCAGCCCCAGCCTTCACCTCCCAGGCCTCTGCGGCAGCGGCACTGCATTCACGGGGCCCAGAAGGGGCCACCTGCCGCCTCTACTGCCCCCATAGGACTGGCCAGCGCCCCCCAGCTGCCCCCCACACCCACCGCAGCCAGTAGCAACCCAGCCCTGTCTTCTGCAGTCAGCACCCAACTGGAGCCCAGTGATACCCGGCCCCTGCCCCCCGCAGCCTGTGGCCTCTTCACCTCATACAGCTCCG ACATCCTGACAGAGGATGACATCTACTGCAGCTGCCTGGCCAAGACCCTGTGCCACGTGCCCGTCCCGGTGACCGTGGGTTTCTATGCCCCCTTTGGCTGCCGCCTGCACATGATGCTGGACAAGATCACTG CATTGATGCAACAGGAGGCGGCGCAGCGCGAGGCCGAGGAGCTACTGCGCGTGCGCTGGCGGCCGCGGCAAGTGCGCGGCTGGGGCTACCCGCAGCTGCTGTGGTACTTAGTGTTCCTTCAGCCCGTCATCACCGAGGTGCACCTGCGGCGCAAGAACGTGCAATTCCTCTTCATCCGCTTCAGCGCCTGGCAGTACGCGGGCACCGACAAGCTGTGGGCCGGCCTGGTGACCACCCTGTGCGAAGGCATCCGCCACCACTACGGCGCGCTGCCCTTCAGCGTATACTCAGTGCTGGGCAATAAGCCGGCCACATCGCCCAGCTTCTGCCAGCGAGAGTGGCACTGCCGGCGCCGCGTGTGTCTGGGGCTGCTGGCGCTGCTGGCGGCGCTCGGCATCGGCGTGGGCCTGCTCTACCTGTCCCTGAGCGGCCGGGCGCCGGGCCACGGCGCTGCGAGCGGCAACCTGCTCAGGGCTTTCGGCGGCGCGGCCACCACGCTGTCGGGCTCGGGGCTGATCATGGCCGTGTACTCGGTGGGCAAGCACCTGTTCGTGAGCCAGCGCAAGAAAATCGAGCGGCTGGTGTCGCGGGAGAAGTTCGGCAGCCAGCTGGGCTTCATGTGCGAGGTGAAGAAGGAGGTGGAGCTGCTCACCGACTTCCTGTGCTTCCTGGAGATCTACCAGCGGCGCCGGCTGCGCATTGTGCTCGAGCTCACCGGGCTGGACACGTGCTACCCGGAGCGCGTGGTGGGCGTGCTCAACGCCATCAACACGCTGCTGTCCGACAGCCACGCGCCCTTCATCTTCATCCTAGTCGTGGACCCCAGTATCCTGGCCGCCTGCCTAGAGAGTGCCAGCTCCATGAAGGGCACGGCCGACAACGGCTACCACTTCCTCAACCGCATCGTCACACTGCCCTTCTCTGTGCCGGTCATGGGCCGCCGCACCAAACTGCAGTTCCTGCAGGATGCGGTGCAGAGTCGCGACGACTTGCTTTACCGCGAGATAACCCGCAAGCTGCGGCCGCAGGGCGGCGGGGTCCCAGGCGGCGAGGGCGCGCAGCTGCTGGGCGTGGAGACGCAAGCTGGAGCCCAGCACGCGCAGGGCCGCATCGACGCCGAGGCCGCGCGCCGCATCAAGGAGGCACTCCTGTGTCTGCACGACGAGAGCGACTGCCTCTACGAGTATGTGCCCGACAACGTGGTGGCTATGCGGCGCATCGTTAACACCGTGCCCATCACCGTGCGCCtgctgcagcagcagcagggcGATTTCAGCGGCCCCACGCCGCGTCAGGCCGTAGCTTGGGTCGTGCTCGCCAACCAGTGGCCCTGTCGCCTCAGCTGGGTGTTGCAGTGCCTGGAGGACAGGCAGCAGACTGGGGGCGGGCCAGAGGGCCGTGCCCTCCTCTGGGACGTGTTCCGTGACAACAGCCGGGAGCTGCACACCATGACCAAGGAGTTGCAGAACGTACTAGACCTGGACGGCGACCCTGAGCTTTTCGAGCGCTTCCTGGGGACTGACTTCCCCTTCACGGCAGCCGAGGCACAGAGCCTGCTGCGCTGCACGGTCAACTTGGACCACTCCATCCGCCGCCGCATGGGGCTCATCCGTGCGGTCAGCGCACTCAAGCCACCAAGCCCTCCCAAGTCCCCTGCCCATGGTGCCCCCAGTGAAGCCAAGCCGGCCTCAGGGCACGCTGCCCTAGCAGCACCTGCCCCTGGGCCTGCTGGTGAAGCCCCCCATCCTCGGGGCTGGGCACCTGGGGGCAAGCCAAGACCCGTGGCCTGA
- the PPP1R37 gene encoding protein phosphatase 1 regulatory subunit 37: protein MELPPQEAPPGSGANGDSDESPAEAPSEARPPSPASPPADGRLKAAAKRVTFPSDEDIVSGAVEPKDPWRHARDVTVDEVIGAYKQACQKLNCRQIPKLLRQLQEFTDLGHRIDCLDLKGEKLDYKTCEALEEIFKRLQFKVVDLEQTNLDEDGASALFDMIEYYESATHLNISFNKHIGTRGWQAAAHMMRKTSCLQYLDARNTPLLDHSAPFVARALRIRSSLTVLHLENASLAGRPLMLLATALKMNMNLRELYLADNKLNGLQDSAQLGNLLKFNCSLQILDLRNNHVLDSGLAYICEGLKEQRKGLVTLVLWNNQLTHTGMAFLGMTLPHTQSLETLNLGHNSIGNEGVRNLKNGLIGNRSVLRLGLASTKLTCEGAVAVAEFIAESPRLLRLDLRENEIKTGGLMALSLALKVNHSLLRLDLDREPKKEAVKSFIETQKALLAEIQNGCKRNFVLAREQEEKEQQLQLSASMPEITVTEPQPDEEPGDEPATEAQENGAPRPGPESDSDSDSDSEGEDEEEEEGERDTADSSQSPSAPCSTLVTPTDSLSTGDRTPPGSPSSPTEQRISVSSPGRGHKVFVVTRVESPPERAGPPVPPSPPAPPSPPASPSLSPSRALPPSEVIGTQDPGSSEPQPQPESPQSGPLLPNGLKPEFALALPPELPPGPEAKGGGCGLEHELNCSKNEKELEELLLEASQESGQETL from the exons CCCGGGATGTGACTGTGGACGAGGTCATCGGTGCCTACAAGCAAGCCTGCCAGAAGCTGAACTGCAGGCAGATTCCTAAGCTCCTCAGGCAGCTCCAG GAGTTCACAGACCTCGGGCACCGCATCGACTGTCTGGACCTGAAAG GCGAGAAGCTGGATTACAAGACGTGTGAGGCTCTGGAAGAGATCTTTAAGAGGCTGCAGTTCAAGGTCGTGGACTTGGAGCAGACAAACCTGGATGAAGAT GGTGCCTCTGCCCTCTTTGACATGATCGAGTACTATGAGTCAGCCACCCACCTCAACATCTCCTTCAACAAGCACATCGGCACCCGCGGCTGGCAGGCTGCCGCCCACATGATGCGCAAG ACAAGCTGCCTGCAGTACCTGGATGCCCGCAACACACCCCTGCTGGACCACTCAGCGCCATTTGTGGCCCGTGCCCTGCGCATCCGCAGCAGCCTGACTGTGTTGCACCTGGAGAATGCCAGCCTGGCTGGGCGGCCTCTCATGCTGCTTG CCACGGCCCTGAAGATGAATATGAATCTGCGGGAGCTGTACCTGGCCGACAACAAGCTTAATGGCCTGCAGGACTCGGCCCAGCTGGGCAATCTGCTTAAGTTCAACTGCTCCCTGCAGATCCTGGACCTCCGGAATAACCACGTGCTGGACTCAG GTCTGGCTTACATCTGTGAGGGCCTCAAGGAGCAGAGGAAGGGGCTGGTGACCCTGGTGCTCTGGAACAACCAGCTCACACACACAGGCATGGCCTTCCTGGGCATGACGCTG CCACACACCCAGAGCCTGGAGACGCTGAACCTGGGCCACAACTCCATTGGGAACGAGGGCGTGCGGAACCTTAAGAACGGGCTCATTGGCAATCGCAGTGTGCTGCGTCTCGGCCTGGCCTCCACCAAGCTCACGTGTGAGG GCGCGgtggcagtggcagagttcatCGCCGAGAGCCCCCGCCTCCTGAGACTGGACCTCCGGGAGAATGAGATCAAGACGGGCGGGCTCATGGCGCTGTCCTTGGCCCTCAAGGTGAACCACTCGCTGCTGCGCCTGGACCTTGACCGGGAACCCAAGAAGGAGGCG GTGAAAAGCTTCATTGAGACTCAGAAGGCGCTACTCGCTGAGATCCAGAATGGCTGCAAGCGCAACTTCGTGCTGGCCCGGGAACAggaggagaaagaacagcagttGCAGCTGTCAGCCTCCATGCCTGAGATCACCGTCACTGAGCCCCAACCCGATGAGGAGCCTGGGGATGAGCCTGCCACTGAGGCACAGGAGAATGGGGCCCCGAGGCCCGGCCCAGAGTCGGACTCGGACTCAGACTCAGACTCGGAGGGGGAggatgaggaggaagaggaaggggagagggacaCGGCAGATAGCAGCCAGAGTCCCTCAGCCCCTTGCTCCACCTTGGTGACCCCCACGGACTCCCTCAGCACTGGGGACAGGACCCCCCCAGGCAGCCCCTCCTCCCCAACTGAGCAGCGCATTTCTGTGTCTAGCCCAGGCCGGGGCCACAAGGTATTTGTGGTGACCCGGGTGGAAAGTCCACCTGAGAGGGCAGGGCCCCCTGTCCcgccctcccctcctgccccaccctccCCGCCTGCCTCACCCTCCCTGTCACCCTCACGTGCCCTGCCACCATCTGAGGTCATCGGCACCCAGGACCCAGGGTCATCTGAACCTCAGCCACAGCCGGAGTCGCCTCAGTCAGGGCCACTGCTGCCCAACGGCCTAAAGCCTGAGTTTGCCCTCGCACTGCCCCCAGAGCTGCCCCCAGGGCCCGAGGCCAAGGGGGGCGGCTGCGGCCTGGAACACG aactgAACTGCTCCAAGAACGAGAAGGAGCTTGAGGAGCTGCTCCTGGAAGCCAGTCAGGAATCTGGGCAGGAGACACTGTGA